The following proteins come from a genomic window of Nocardiopsis sp. YSL2:
- a CDS encoding SGNH/GDSL hydrolase family protein — protein MIRRSCSTLFLILFLLVSSSVAAGAAGTSSSLDYVALGDSYSSGTGAGSYDLSFSCQRSSRAYPARFAEENAVQSFGFSACSGATSADVRGSQLGSLSTGTDLVSVTSGGNDSGFVDVVVACRTGTDQDCFSALDTAEQYIAQTLPGELDLLYSDIRAGAPNAQVVVLGYPRLYETTTCFGAISVERRERINATADTLNSALHGGAQAHGFTFADVSPAFEGRRICASSPWIHGPTWPVSSSYHPNSGGHGYGYLPVLSGAVA, from the coding sequence ATGATCCGACGCTCCTGTTCGACTCTGTTCCTCATCCTGTTCCTCCTGGTCTCCTCCTCCGTCGCGGCCGGCGCGGCCGGCACGTCCTCGAGCCTCGACTACGTCGCGCTCGGCGACTCGTACTCGTCGGGCACGGGCGCGGGATCGTACGACCTCTCGTTCTCGTGCCAGCGGTCCTCCCGGGCCTACCCCGCGCGCTTCGCCGAAGAGAACGCCGTCCAGTCCTTCGGCTTCAGCGCGTGCTCCGGAGCGACGTCCGCGGACGTGCGCGGCAGCCAACTCGGGTCGCTGTCAACCGGAACCGACCTGGTCAGCGTCACCAGCGGCGGCAACGACTCCGGGTTCGTCGACGTCGTCGTCGCGTGCCGGACCGGGACCGACCAGGACTGCTTCTCCGCGCTGGACACGGCCGAGCAGTACATCGCGCAGACTCTGCCCGGTGAACTGGACCTGCTGTACTCGGACATCCGCGCGGGAGCCCCGAACGCCCAGGTCGTGGTGCTCGGCTACCCCCGCCTGTACGAGACGACGACCTGTTTCGGCGCCATCAGCGTCGAACGCCGAGAGCGCATCAACGCCACCGCCGACACCCTCAACTCGGCGCTCCACGGCGGGGCCCAGGCCCACGGGTTCACCTTCGCCGACGTGAGCCCCGCCTTCGAGGGCAGGCGGATCTGCGCCTCCTCGCCCTGGATCCACGGGCCGACGTGGCCGGTGTCGAGCTCCTACCACCCCAACAGCGGCGGTCACGGCTACGGCTACCTCCCCGTGCTGTCGGGGGCCGTGGCGTAG
- a CDS encoding MurR/RpiR family transcriptional regulator, translating to MASIAEMIRTHEGGLSTSERRVARALLADYPAAGLGTVRLLAERAGVSAPTVLRFVARLGFDNYPALQQGLLAELGEREQSPLDAYASREADRPDTDRADLGAAAARTLGGAVRTTLEGLPAFELNEAVRLMSEPEHRVVSWGGRFSRLLSQYLVLHLMQIRGNAVTLPDAPVERADLLADAGRGDVFVVFDFRRYEAWSLHAAQEAARREARVVLLTDRWLSPISAVADVVLPVHVDSVSAYDSQVPAMAVCEALVAGVMRSLGGRAEERMRRFEEASRGFDLL from the coding sequence GTGGCGAGCATCGCGGAGATGATCCGGACCCATGAGGGCGGGTTGAGCACGAGCGAACGCAGGGTCGCGCGGGCCCTGCTCGCGGACTATCCGGCGGCGGGCCTGGGCACGGTTCGGCTCCTGGCCGAGCGCGCCGGGGTGAGCGCGCCCACGGTCCTGCGCTTCGTCGCCAGGCTGGGGTTCGACAACTACCCCGCCCTCCAGCAGGGGCTGCTCGCCGAGTTGGGCGAGCGCGAGCAGTCGCCGCTGGACGCCTACGCCTCCCGGGAAGCCGACCGGCCCGACACCGACCGTGCCGACCTCGGGGCCGCGGCCGCCAGGACTCTGGGCGGCGCCGTGCGCACGACCCTGGAGGGCCTTCCCGCCTTCGAGTTGAACGAGGCGGTGCGCCTCATGAGCGAACCCGAGCACCGGGTCGTCTCGTGGGGCGGGCGCTTCTCGCGTCTGCTGTCCCAGTACCTCGTCCTGCACCTGATGCAGATCCGCGGGAACGCCGTCACCCTGCCCGACGCCCCGGTGGAGCGGGCCGACCTGTTGGCGGACGCGGGGCGCGGGGACGTCTTCGTGGTCTTCGACTTCCGCCGATACGAGGCGTGGTCGCTCCATGCGGCGCAGGAGGCCGCGCGGCGGGAGGCCAGGGTGGTCCTGCTGACGGACCGCTGGCTGTCGCCGATCTCCGCCGTCGCCGACGTCGTCCTGCCCGTCCACGTCGACTCGGTGTCCGCCTACGACTCCCAGGTTCCGGCCATGGCGGTCTGCGAGGCCCTGGTGGCCGGAGTGATGCGGTCCCTGGGGGGTCGCGCCGAGGAGCGCATGCGCCGTTTCGAGGAGGCCAGCCGGGGCTTCGACCTGCTCTGA
- a CDS encoding transporter substrate-binding domain-containing protein translates to MTTRMSGTSGTGAALLLVLMATACGGSGGAEPEQALGSVPIDGVGAVEPDTALAESLPDHIRDAGLVSVATNAPYEPFIAFVEEGDQESFTGLDHDLMVAASARLGLDTDFQQQPFDGLVPGLQAGRYDVIVGGITDNRERQDVASFVDYTASGTGILVEDGNPLDIGSIADLCGLRVGVQKASRQQEILEGYAEQDCDEPIEITSYPENPQAVTALSAGMVDAVGATQVNLVETAAALEGEAELVVDPDHPNGYLASPNGFGFLKSEEELVEAYRASVQSLMDDGTYTDILAKWGQEPIALDEATVNQAID, encoded by the coding sequence ATGACGACACGTATGAGCGGAACGAGCGGTACCGGCGCCGCTCTCCTGCTGGTTCTGATGGCCACGGCCTGCGGAGGCTCCGGCGGCGCGGAGCCCGAGCAGGCCCTCGGATCCGTCCCCATCGACGGTGTCGGAGCCGTCGAACCGGATACCGCGCTCGCCGAGAGCCTCCCGGACCACATCCGAGACGCGGGCCTGGTCTCGGTGGCCACGAACGCCCCCTACGAACCGTTCATCGCCTTCGTCGAGGAGGGCGACCAGGAGTCGTTCACCGGGCTCGACCACGACCTGATGGTCGCCGCGTCGGCCCGTCTGGGCCTGGACACCGACTTCCAGCAGCAGCCCTTCGACGGGCTCGTCCCCGGCCTGCAGGCGGGCCGCTACGACGTGATCGTGGGCGGCATCACCGACAACCGCGAACGCCAGGACGTGGCGTCCTTCGTCGACTACACCGCCTCGGGCACCGGCATCCTCGTCGAGGACGGCAACCCGCTCGACATCGGGTCGATCGCCGACCTGTGCGGACTGCGTGTGGGCGTCCAGAAGGCCTCGCGCCAGCAGGAGATCCTGGAGGGCTACGCCGAGCAGGACTGCGACGAACCGATCGAGATCACCAGCTACCCCGAGAACCCCCAGGCGGTCACCGCGCTCAGCGCAGGCATGGTCGACGCCGTCGGCGCCACCCAGGTCAACCTCGTGGAGACCGCCGCGGCCCTGGAGGGCGAGGCCGAACTGGTCGTCGACCCCGACCACCCGAACGGCTACCTGGCCAGCCCCAACGGCTTCGGCTTCCTCAAGAGCGAGGAGGAGCTGGTCGAGGCCTACCGGGCCTCGGTGCAGTCCCTCATGGACGACGGGACCTACACCGACATCCTCGCCAAGTGGGGGCAGGAGCCCATCGCCCTGGACGAGGCCACCGTCAACCAGGCGATCGACTGA
- a CDS encoding amino acid ABC transporter permease has product MPAPAAPMTPATESPPTATDLVVVPVRHYGRWFAALAVSLCAGALLWSLLTNPNLDIRLVLSYLTRDFVFRGIGITVVLTVVAMVIGVAGGVVVAAMRMSNNPVLSTVAWVFLWFFRGTPLLVQIIFWGFLGALYPRLFIGIPFTGIALVDEPTSAIVTPFVAAVLGLALNEVAYAAEIIRGGMLSVDRGQTEAAQALGMGPVTILRRIVLPQAMRIIIPPMGNDTINMLKMTALVSVIGGSDLLTAVQNVYAQNFQVIPLLTVAVFWYLMLTSLLSLGQHHLEKRFGRGFGAGTTGTLSRLLGRREGI; this is encoded by the coding sequence ATGCCCGCCCCAGCCGCGCCGATGACACCAGCGACGGAGTCCCCTCCCACTGCCACCGACCTCGTCGTCGTCCCCGTGCGCCACTACGGGCGCTGGTTCGCGGCGCTGGCCGTCAGCCTCTGTGCGGGCGCCCTGCTCTGGTCGCTGCTGACCAACCCCAACCTGGACATCCGGCTGGTCCTGAGCTATCTGACGCGGGACTTCGTGTTCCGGGGCATCGGCATCACCGTCGTCCTCACCGTGGTCGCCATGGTGATCGGCGTGGCGGGCGGAGTCGTCGTCGCGGCCATGCGCATGTCGAACAACCCCGTGCTGAGCACCGTGGCCTGGGTGTTCCTGTGGTTCTTCCGCGGGACACCGCTGCTCGTGCAGATCATCTTCTGGGGCTTCCTCGGCGCCCTCTACCCGCGGCTGTTCATCGGCATCCCCTTCACCGGCATCGCCCTGGTCGACGAGCCCACGAGCGCGATCGTCACCCCCTTCGTCGCCGCCGTCCTGGGGCTGGCCCTGAACGAGGTGGCCTACGCCGCGGAGATCATCCGGGGCGGCATGCTCTCGGTGGACCGCGGACAGACGGAGGCAGCCCAGGCCCTGGGGATGGGCCCGGTCACGATCCTGCGCCGCATCGTCCTGCCGCAGGCCATGAGGATCATCATCCCTCCGATGGGCAACGACACGATCAACATGCTCAAGATGACGGCCCTGGTGTCGGTCATCGGCGGGAGCGACCTGCTGACCGCCGTGCAGAACGTGTACGCGCAGAACTTCCAGGTCATCCCGCTGCTCACCGTCGCGGTGTTCTGGTACCTGATGCTGACCAGCCTGCTCTCGCTCGGCCAGCACCACCTGGAGAAGCGCTTCGGGCGCGGGTTCGGCGCGGGCACGACCGGAACGCTCTCCCGCCTCCTCGGCCGCAGGGAAGGAATCTGA
- a CDS encoding amino acid ABC transporter ATP-binding protein has translation MDQDTMVAAEGVRKRFGRTEVLSGIDLRVRSGEVCCVLGPSGSGKSTFLRCVNHLEKINGGRLWVNGRLVGYRHRGGRLYEMREREIAAQRREIGMVFQRFNLFPHMTALENVTEGPVQVKREPLEEARRHALELLDRVGLADRAHAYPGELSGGQQQRVAIARSLAMRPELMLFDEPTSALDPELVGEVLDVMRDLARDGMTMIVVTHEIGFAREVADRLVFMDGGVVVEEGRPGTLLDSPRHERTRAFLSKVL, from the coding sequence ATGGACCAGGACACGATGGTGGCCGCCGAGGGCGTGCGCAAGCGCTTCGGCCGCACGGAGGTGCTCAGCGGCATCGACCTGCGGGTCCGCTCGGGCGAGGTCTGCTGCGTCCTCGGGCCCTCGGGCTCGGGCAAGTCGACCTTCCTGCGGTGCGTCAACCACCTGGAGAAGATCAACGGCGGACGGCTGTGGGTGAACGGGCGCCTGGTGGGCTACCGCCACCGGGGCGGACGGCTGTACGAGATGCGCGAACGCGAGATCGCGGCCCAGCGGCGCGAGATCGGCATGGTCTTCCAGCGCTTCAACCTGTTCCCCCACATGACCGCCCTGGAGAACGTCACCGAGGGGCCGGTCCAGGTCAAACGCGAACCGCTCGAGGAAGCCCGCCGCCACGCCCTCGAACTGCTCGACCGCGTCGGCCTGGCCGACCGGGCCCACGCCTATCCCGGCGAGCTCTCGGGCGGCCAGCAGCAGCGGGTCGCCATCGCCCGCTCGCTGGCGATGCGCCCCGAGCTGATGCTCTTCGACGAGCCCACCTCGGCCCTGGACCCCGAGCTGGTCGGTGAGGTCCTCGACGTCATGAGGGACCTCGCCCGGGACGGGATGACGATGATCGTGGTGACCCACGAGATCGGCTTCGCCCGCGAGGTCGCCGACCGGCTGGTGTTCATGGACGGCGGGGTGGTGGTCGAGGAGGGGCGCCCCGGCACGCTCCTCGACTCCCCGCGGCATGAGCGCACCCGGGCGTTCCTGTCCAAGGTGCTGTGA
- a CDS encoding M20/M25/M40 family metallo-hydrolase: MDTMALRCREAAELLPEYVERLRELVGVDSGSLDATGVDAVGDRVSGYLAAAGAQVERHPVRHPDGSPLGHAVVGRLRGPSPGPVLLLAGHMDTVFEKGTAARRPFTVEAGRWARGPGVCDDKGGLLAGITALRLVAPHWRRGELVLYCGPDEEIGSLGSRSLLARLADEADLALCLECARQDGSVVTGRKGVADVEVTFRGRAAHAGIERAAGANAALACARAAVRIERLNGRWPDVGVNIGVMRSGHRPNVVPDEATLVLDVRAELPSTFAAALAAIGDITSTDLVPGVEVRTEVVAPAPPWAAGPRDALVRDTCLDLARQAGIALSAVSTGGSADANLIAERGTPVLDGLGPVGGGDHGPDEWLDLESVAPRTALLAELVLRSSRPSPAGDGTRIPSAVEG, from the coding sequence ATGGACACGATGGCACTGCGGTGCCGGGAGGCGGCGGAGCTGCTTCCCGAGTACGTCGAGCGGCTGCGTGAGCTGGTCGGCGTGGACAGCGGTTCCCTGGACGCCACCGGGGTGGACGCGGTCGGTGACCGGGTGTCCGGCTACCTCGCCGCCGCCGGTGCGCAGGTCGAGCGCCACCCCGTGCGGCACCCGGACGGGAGCCCGCTCGGGCACGCGGTGGTGGGCCGGCTGCGCGGCCCCTCCCCGGGGCCGGTCCTCCTGCTGGCCGGACACATGGACACGGTCTTCGAGAAGGGCACCGCCGCGCGGCGCCCGTTCACCGTCGAGGCCGGCCGGTGGGCCAGGGGTCCGGGCGTCTGCGACGACAAGGGCGGGCTCCTCGCCGGGATCACCGCCCTGCGGCTGGTCGCCCCCCACTGGCGCCGTGGTGAACTCGTCCTGTACTGCGGACCGGACGAGGAGATCGGCTCCCTCGGCAGCCGCTCCCTGCTGGCCCGGCTCGCCGACGAGGCCGACCTGGCCCTGTGCCTGGAGTGCGCTCGGCAGGACGGCAGCGTCGTCACCGGCCGCAAGGGGGTCGCCGACGTGGAGGTCACCTTCCGCGGACGCGCCGCCCACGCGGGCATCGAACGCGCGGCGGGGGCCAACGCCGCCCTGGCCTGCGCGCGGGCTGCGGTGCGGATCGAGCGGCTCAACGGCCGCTGGCCGGACGTGGGGGTCAACATCGGCGTCATGCGCTCGGGCCACCGCCCGAACGTCGTGCCGGACGAGGCGACCCTCGTCCTGGACGTGCGCGCCGAACTCCCGTCCACCTTCGCGGCCGCGCTGGCGGCGATCGGCGACATCACCTCGACGGACCTGGTCCCGGGGGTGGAGGTGCGCACGGAGGTCGTGGCGCCGGCGCCGCCCTGGGCCGCGGGGCCGCGGGACGCGCTTGTGCGCGACACCTGTCTGGACCTGGCCCGCCAGGCGGGGATCGCCCTGAGCGCGGTGTCGACCGGGGGCAGCGCCGACGCCAACCTCATCGCCGAACGGGGGACCCCCGTCCTGGACGGGCTCGGCCCGGTGGGCGGCGGCGACCACGGCCCGGACGAGTGGCTCGACCTGGAGTCCGTGGCCCCGAGAACGGCCCTGCTCGCGGAACTGGTGCTGCGGTCCTCGCGCCCGTCCCCGGCGGGGGACGGGACCCGTATCCCCTCGGCCGTCGAGGGCTGA
- a CDS encoding cyanophycinase: protein MSPKRPHTRPHRAAAALLAGLGALLLGSAPPAAAAPAEPGTTGSSASTAGPVVLVGGSLSDDRIYEEIVRLAGGDAARIGVVTASSRPASEDPDAGTPACNNSRCNGQYYADLLEGHGAGEAEWIPVDLDHPENAESAEVAARASEMTGFFFGGGDQYRYVTTLLRGDRHEDSAVLAAIRDRAAQGAVVAGTSAGAVIQQAGPMVTGGDSHPGIVDGSRPGYFEDPSVLGYVPEGGFGFFSHGLVDTHFAERGRQGRMARLALDNGRHRVFGVDEDTALVASPDGGMRVVGSGAVHVLDLRGAGVGSDRGQWTATGTRWTSLTHGDTYRADTWTAAPAADKTELVPSSGKVRRSTDVFSSPYARPGESGQMLRLARELVGTAGQDTAYGLSYERSPRLRVDLSVDEGSAAYRGGDGAVSFTGLRVDIGRA from the coding sequence ATGTCACCGAAGAGACCTCACACCCGACCGCACCGGGCCGCCGCGGCCCTGCTCGCCGGCCTGGGGGCCCTCCTGCTCGGGTCCGCCCCACCGGCGGCCGCCGCCCCGGCGGAACCCGGGACCACCGGGTCCAGCGCCTCCACCGCGGGCCCCGTGGTCCTGGTCGGCGGCTCCCTGTCCGACGACCGGATCTACGAGGAGATCGTCCGGCTGGCGGGAGGGGACGCCGCCCGCATCGGCGTCGTCACCGCCTCGTCCCGCCCCGCCTCCGAGGACCCCGACGCCGGGACCCCCGCATGCAACAACAGCCGGTGCAACGGCCAGTACTACGCCGACCTCCTCGAAGGCCACGGCGCGGGTGAGGCCGAGTGGATCCCCGTGGACCTGGACCACCCCGAGAACGCCGAGTCCGCGGAGGTCGCGGCCCGGGCCTCGGAGATGACCGGCTTCTTCTTCGGCGGGGGCGACCAGTACCGCTACGTCACCACCCTGCTGCGCGGGGACCGCCACGAGGACAGCGCCGTCCTCGCCGCGATCCGCGACCGCGCGGCGCAGGGCGCCGTCGTGGCGGGCACGAGCGCGGGCGCCGTCATCCAGCAGGCGGGACCGATGGTCACCGGCGGGGACAGCCACCCGGGGATCGTCGACGGTTCCCGGCCGGGGTACTTCGAGGACCCGAGCGTGCTCGGGTACGTGCCCGAGGGCGGGTTCGGATTCTTCTCCCACGGCCTGGTGGACACCCACTTCGCCGAGCGCGGCCGCCAGGGCCGGATGGCCAGGCTCGCCCTGGACAACGGTCGGCACCGGGTGTTCGGCGTCGACGAGGACACGGCCCTGGTCGCCTCGCCCGACGGAGGGATGCGGGTGGTCGGTTCCGGCGCGGTCCACGTCCTGGACCTGCGCGGTGCCGGGGTCGGCTCCGACCGCGGCCAGTGGACGGCGACCGGGACGCGCTGGACGTCCCTGACCCACGGCGACACCTACCGCGCCGACACGTGGACGGCGGCTCCGGCCGCGGACAAGACGGAACTGGTGCCGTCCTCGGGCAAGGTGCGCCGGAGCACCGACGTCTTCTCCTCGCCCTACGCCCGCCCCGGGGAGTCCGGCCAGATGCTGCGGCTCGCCCGTGAACTCGTCGGCACCGCGGGCCAGGACACCGCCTACGGCCTCTCCTACGAGCGCTCGCCGCGCCTGCGGGTCGACCTGTCGGTCGACGAGGGCTCCGCCGCCTACCGCGGCGGGGACGGCGCCGTCTCGTTCACCGGCCTGCGCGTGGACATCGGCCGCGCCTGA
- a CDS encoding long-chain fatty acid--CoA ligase → MQLSVATVLRDSAARFPDRTALVEGTERIGYRALWRQVLGFAAVLRGRGVGPGDRVAVLLPNTADFPRAYYAVLAAGGTVVPVHALLVEEEVEYVLRHSGCVAVVSGGPLRAVADAAAARAGIEVLEVSTQDEPLPQAEPRRPEDTAAILYTSGTTGRPKGARLTHLNLVMNATVCAQDLLGLTGDDVVLGCLPLFHSYGQTCAMNTTLRAGATLVLTPRFTGPGALELMAREEATVFMGVPTMYHALTEAADAGAPHRPTTLRVAVSGGAALPVALLERFETLFGTPVLEGYGLTETSPAATFNQHATGRRPGTVGHPVWGVEVGIADPGEETRTVLLPDGEVGEVVLRGHNVFDGYLDDPAATAAAVVDGWFRSGDLGFRDEDGFLSIVDRKKDLIIRGGFNVYPREVEEVLARHPAVAQVSVLGLPDEARGEEVCAAVVLRPGMSAAPGEIADWARERLGRHKYPRVVRLLTELPLGPSGKVLKRELREVCA, encoded by the coding sequence ATGCAGTTGAGCGTCGCCACCGTCCTGCGGGACTCCGCCGCCCGCTTCCCCGACCGGACCGCGCTCGTCGAGGGCACCGAGCGCATCGGCTACCGCGCGCTGTGGCGGCAGGTGCTGGGCTTCGCCGCGGTGCTGCGGGGGCGCGGCGTCGGCCCGGGCGACCGCGTCGCCGTGCTGCTGCCCAACACCGCCGACTTCCCGCGCGCGTACTACGCCGTTCTGGCGGCCGGAGGAACCGTCGTTCCGGTGCACGCGCTGCTGGTGGAGGAGGAGGTCGAGTACGTCCTGCGCCACAGCGGCTGCGTGGCCGTGGTCAGCGGCGGACCGCTGCGGGCCGTCGCCGACGCCGCCGCCGCGCGGGCCGGGATCGAGGTGCTGGAGGTGAGCACGCAGGACGAGCCGCTGCCGCAGGCCGAACCGCGACGACCGGAGGACACCGCCGCGATCCTCTACACCAGCGGGACCACCGGTCGGCCGAAGGGCGCCCGGCTCACCCACCTCAACCTGGTCATGAACGCCACCGTCTGCGCCCAGGACCTCCTCGGCCTCACCGGGGACGACGTGGTGCTGGGCTGCCTGCCCCTGTTCCACAGCTACGGCCAGACCTGCGCCATGAACACCACCCTGCGAGCGGGCGCGACCCTCGTGCTCACCCCGCGCTTCACCGGCCCGGGCGCGCTGGAGCTGATGGCCCGGGAGGAGGCCACCGTCTTCATGGGCGTACCGACCATGTACCACGCGCTCACCGAGGCTGCGGACGCCGGCGCACCGCACCGCCCCACCACGCTGCGGGTCGCGGTCTCCGGCGGTGCGGCGCTGCCCGTCGCTCTGCTGGAGCGGTTCGAGACACTCTTCGGCACACCGGTCCTGGAGGGCTACGGGCTCACCGAGACCTCCCCCGCCGCGACCTTCAACCAGCACGCCACCGGCCGCCGGCCCGGCACCGTCGGCCACCCCGTCTGGGGCGTGGAGGTGGGCATCGCCGACCCCGGCGAGGAGACGCGGACCGTGCTGCTGCCGGACGGCGAGGTGGGAGAGGTGGTGCTGCGCGGCCACAACGTCTTCGACGGCTACCTCGACGACCCCGCGGCCACGGCGGCCGCCGTGGTCGACGGCTGGTTCCGCAGCGGTGACCTCGGGTTCCGGGACGAGGACGGCTTCCTCAGCATCGTCGACCGCAAGAAGGACCTCATCATCCGCGGCGGCTTCAACGTCTACCCGCGCGAGGTGGAGGAGGTGCTGGCCCGGCACCCGGCCGTCGCCCAGGTCTCGGTCCTGGGACTCCCGGACGAGGCGCGCGGCGAGGAGGTCTGCGCCGCCGTGGTCCTGCGGCCCGGCATGTCGGCGGCCCCCGGGGAGATCGCCGACTGGGCCCGGGAGCGGCTCGGCAGGCACAAGTACCCGCGCGTCGTACGGCTGCTCACCGAACTGCCGCTCGGCCCCAGCGGCAAGGTCCTCAAACGCGAACTCCGGGAGGTCTGCGCGTGA
- a CDS encoding IS110 family transposase, with protein sequence MEPSRQRVWVGIDAGKAHHWATVVDDTGTTLWSSKIANDENSILDALVEILALADEAVWGIDICGTASALLLALLAAHGQQPLYVPGRTVNRMAGAYRGEAKTDARDAYVIAETVRHRCDFAPIDVPAETVRSLAVLTGYRNDLTADRVRAVNRLRDALCSIFPALERAFDYSGAKGPLVLLTGFQTPRALRKIGRARLGTWLRKRGVRSAESIADKAMEAAASQRTQVPGEAVTASIVADLARQVLDLDDRLKDTEKQIREVFRELDAAKIIESVPGFGPVLGAEFIAAAGDLTAYRDAGHLASAAGLVPVARDSGRRTGNLHRPKRYNRALRRVFFMSALSALKVEGPSREFYQKKRGEGLKHVQAVIALARRRVSVLWALLRDGRVFTPVPPVPLAA encoded by the coding sequence ATGGAACCCTCGCGTCAACGAGTCTGGGTCGGCATCGACGCGGGCAAGGCCCACCACTGGGCCACCGTGGTCGACGACACCGGCACCACCCTGTGGTCGAGCAAGATCGCCAACGACGAGAACTCGATCCTGGACGCCCTCGTCGAGATCCTGGCCCTGGCCGACGAGGCCGTGTGGGGCATCGACATCTGCGGCACCGCCTCGGCTCTGCTGCTCGCGCTGCTGGCCGCGCACGGCCAACAACCCCTGTACGTGCCCGGACGCACCGTCAACCGGATGGCCGGCGCCTACCGGGGCGAGGCCAAGACCGACGCCCGCGACGCCTATGTCATCGCCGAAACGGTGCGCCACCGCTGCGACTTCGCGCCCATCGACGTGCCCGCCGAGACCGTGCGGTCCCTGGCCGTGCTGACCGGCTACCGCAACGACCTGACAGCCGACCGGGTGCGGGCCGTCAACCGGCTGCGCGACGCTTTGTGCTCGATCTTCCCCGCTTTGGAGCGCGCCTTCGACTACTCCGGCGCCAAGGGGCCGCTGGTGCTGCTCACCGGATTCCAGACCCCTCGCGCTCTGCGCAAGATCGGCCGGGCACGGTTGGGGACCTGGCTGCGCAAGCGGGGTGTGCGCAGCGCCGAGTCGATCGCTGACAAGGCGATGGAAGCGGCCGCTTCCCAGCGCACGCAGGTGCCCGGCGAGGCCGTGACCGCGTCGATCGTGGCGGACTTGGCCCGCCAGGTCTTGGACCTGGACGACCGGCTCAAGGACACCGAGAAGCAGATTCGCGAGGTCTTCCGCGAACTGGACGCCGCGAAGATCATCGAGTCGGTGCCCGGGTTCGGTCCCGTCCTGGGGGCGGAGTTCATCGCCGCCGCCGGTGACCTGACCGCCTACCGGGACGCCGGGCACCTGGCTTCGGCTGCCGGGTTGGTGCCGGTGGCCCGGGACTCCGGGAGACGGACCGGTAATCTGCACCGGCCCAAACGCTACAACCGGGCTTTGCGCAGGGTGTTCTTCATGTCCGCGCTCTCGGCGCTCAAGGTCGAGGGGCCCAGCCGGGAGTTCTATCAGAAGAAGCGGGGCGAGGGGCTCAAGCACGTCCAGGCGGTGATCGCTCTGGCCCGGCGCAGGGTGAGCGTGCTGTGGGCTTTGTTGCGGGACGGGCGGGTGTTCACCCCCGTCCCACCGGTCCCGCTGGCGGCTTGA
- a CDS encoding CdaR family transcriptional regulator, which yields MTEGEHTGRALRRRLARTLLADVEGLTRRVVADICEHSPAYASGSPVPVTDLHTVCRHNVLLSLQAFGGIPASAGDIEAAATETGRRRAEQGMPLDTVLLAYRRGGRVLWQAMTDLLRGAAAAEQDAGLEVAGALWEIVDRFSTVMADAYRLTQLEVQRRQDSRRGALFAALLEGRGRDPVVMSAAAEALGLPTRDRYALVVVDIGENPAAPPNPGPALLDAGMWSFWRPWAQRYAGLVRLGAADPRELADVLRRTRVGAAGVSPVFEEPAAADTGLRLAERALRTLPPDGRGVACLDERLAEACLAADPEIADLMVARYLSGVLACGPEGSALVRTLRVWLEEGCSVARTAERVYCHRNTVLNRLSRVAELTGWPVESGEARLGWALALRATEVPR from the coding sequence ATGACCGAGGGCGAGCACACCGGGCGAGCGCTGCGCCGTCGACTGGCACGAACGCTGCTCGCGGACGTCGAAGGGCTCACCCGCCGGGTGGTGGCCGACATCTGCGAGCACAGCCCGGCGTACGCCTCCGGCAGTCCGGTCCCGGTCACCGATCTGCACACCGTCTGCCGACACAACGTGCTCCTGTCCCTGCAGGCGTTCGGCGGGATCCCGGCGAGCGCCGGCGACATCGAGGCCGCCGCCACCGAGACCGGGCGGCGGCGGGCGGAACAGGGCATGCCGCTGGACACCGTGCTGCTCGCCTACCGGCGCGGCGGCCGCGTGCTGTGGCAGGCCATGACGGACCTGCTGCGGGGCGCGGCGGCGGCCGAACAGGACGCGGGCCTGGAGGTCGCGGGCGCGCTGTGGGAGATCGTCGACCGCTTCTCGACGGTGATGGCCGACGCCTACCGGCTCACCCAGCTGGAGGTGCAGCGCCGCCAGGACTCCCGGCGCGGCGCCCTGTTCGCGGCCCTGCTCGAGGGCCGCGGCCGGGACCCGGTGGTGATGTCGGCCGCGGCCGAGGCGCTCGGCCTGCCGACCCGCGACCGGTACGCCCTGGTGGTGGTGGACATCGGCGAGAACCCCGCGGCGCCGCCCAACCCCGGCCCCGCGCTGCTCGACGCGGGGATGTGGTCGTTCTGGCGCCCCTGGGCCCAGCGGTACGCCGGCCTGGTCCGCCTCGGGGCCGCCGATCCGCGCGAACTGGCGGACGTGCTCCGCCGGACGCGCGTCGGGGCCGCCGGCGTCTCTCCGGTGTTCGAGGAACCGGCGGCGGCCGACACCGGCCTCCGCCTCGCCGAGCGCGCCCTGCGCACGCTGCCCCCGGACGGAAGGGGGGTCGCGTGCCTCGACGAGCGCCTGGCGGAGGCGTGCCTGGCGGCGGACCCCGAGATCGCCGACCTCATGGTCGCCCGCTACCTGTCCGGGGTCCTGGCCTGCGGTCCCGAGGGCTCGGCTCTGGTGCGGACCCTGCGGGTGTGGCTGGAGGAGGGCTGCTCGGTCGCCCGTACCGCCGAACGGGTCTACTGCCACCGCAACACGGTGCTGAACCGCCTCTCCCGCGTCGCCGAGCTCACCGGCTGGCCCGTGGAGTCCGGCGAGGCCCGGCTCGGGTGGGCGCTGGCACTGCGCGCCACCGAAGTGCCGCGCTGA